From the genome of Branchiostoma lanceolatum isolate klBraLanc5 chromosome 11, klBraLanc5.hap2, whole genome shotgun sequence:
agtggccgcacagacatagtgattttaatatcatttgtctgtagacttctttggacagttactgtgcatttttttctggtctatgttcttcaagcatagcgctagaagggaaaagattcagaagtggacgataatgggttaccctagcacaattcttcatcatatacctcagtatagatacatgcccgcacggcgttaaacaggcggataaaaacttacagaccatgcatttgctttttagaagagctgatatttctgcccatgggttcgaaatttggctctgtccgctcggttttaagataaatatgttttgaataaatcggacgttaattggttatgttacgttacatatGGTCCTGGCATTTTCAGATCCATATATGGTATTAtcgtatttgtggttatgtccCACTTGAAATCAAAGCATCGTTGTCCTCGTGTAAATGATAATTTGGTTACAAATGGGACATAACCACATCAGCAATAGGGGTGGCACGTTTACGCGAGGACAACGATGATTTGTTTTCAAATGGGACATAACCACATCAAAAATATGGGTGGCACGTTTACGAGATGCCCCGACGCTTTGGTTACAAGAGGGACATAACCACCTTGGAAAAAAGGTGACACGTTTACGCGAGGCCAGAGATGCTTTGGTTTCAAGTGGGACATAATCACCTTGGAAATAGGGGTGGCACGTTTACGCAAGGGTAAACGTCGCTCAGCTTCCACCTTGAGCACCCGAGGTAACGAAACAACGTAACAAGGTAACGTTTTCGCAATATTCATATTTAGGTCTACGTTTCTATGATATGCGATATCAAAGAAAATCGAAGCCCGTTTGATATTGCTTTCCGATATAGAAACCGTCACTATTACAGCATAAAGTACATATTTACGCTTGTCTATAAGGTACGTTTTTGGGTACGGtattttgacacaaaaattgTATGGCAGTTAAAAGGTCCCCCTGTCGTGTAcccaaaacgattttttaaacgctatattcatttttgttcattaaAGGTATCTTTTTCAACATCGAtttttttgacacggaaatgatgtcATATCATCAGAGGGTGATCGAAACGCATACCTTCATTTAGCTGACAGATGAATCCCCTAAGATAGCTGCAGTCTTTTTCATCCCATTCGGATCCAGCCGACcaaaatcgtaaaaaaaacgtcacgtttttgGGTCTATACGCAACGTTTTGGGGGTCAATAAGTCACGTATGCCaagcctacgtcacgtatggcaAAACGTATGGATACTTGACGTACATATGGTTCTGCGattttcgtgtcaaaattacgAACATGaaaaaacgtacgttttctTGTCCATTTGTAACGTATTCCAGGCCACACGTTACGTATGGCATCACGTATGTTTGCCAAACGTCACTTACTAAACGTGACGTACATACAGTCCTGGCATTTTCAGATTAAAACATCATTTTATCGTCAACGTAACGTTTTGGCTCTTATACGTTACGTACATAAAAGGGTTATGTTAATATGATGGCATACTTATCCCAGCAAAGAttatgtaagtcatttgcacaaATAAACAATCTTACACGGGTAATATTAAGCAAATTCACTTCCTTTTGTTATCTACACCCTTTACCGGAGTCTAACCTTTAATCTGGTAGACCTCATTTGTCATGGGTCCGCCTTCACCGTCAGCTGCACAGACTGTAGAAGGTCCGTACTTGTTGTAGGTGTTGTGGGCATCAGCAGACCCAGCACACCAGCCGCCATACTGTACAGCAAACACGGTAAAACCACGAGAGAGTGCGACCTGGTAGCACTTCTCTGTGGGGTTCTGACGGGCACTGTAGTGGCCATCTAGGCGTGGATCTGTCCTCTCGAGTGTCGGAATGGCGCGATCAGTAGCATCCCTCCAGCAACCCAGGCTGGCGTACTCACGGCTTCCTGTATGAAGGAGGAGCTCGAGTTATTACTGTGATCGCCGAATATCTTTAGCATTTGtttcctccatgaaaaattggcGTAACGGGGAGGGCCCTTACATAAGACGTTTTTCAAACGCTCGAAGTCACGGCGCTGCTAGCTATAATTGCCAGAAAGtgtcaggttttgatgaataGAGTTTGGACACATTAATCTTCCTCCCAATACCCTGCCAAGGTATCAACAGCAAGCGTTAAGATAACGTAAaggactatgttacgttaacgtaatgcgttatgataactatgactacgttatgttaacatAGTTTCTTATGATAAATTGAAGGGTGTACATGCGTTACGTtgacgtggtacgttaacataagcCTTTTAAGTACGTttaaccccaaaacgtgacgtttacgATAAAACGATATTTTCATCTGAGAATGCCAGGTCCactatatgtgtgtatgtatatcaagtctgtatgagttccgtattgacattttcttggcttaggtaaagtttgcggcagaAGTAGTTTTTTTCGCTTTGATGACCAGGctacacaacggtgggtcaaaaaagaaaatagaatataGACCTTTTCGGCCTAAAACTTTGCCGAAGCCAAAATGTAAATACGGAACTCCTACGGACTTGATATACGCAAGTATTGCAGCCTTACCGGTTGTGGTAGTGACGTTCCTTAGCAGGACGAGAAGACCAACCAAACAGAGCAAAGTGTCGGCGGCGTTGGCCGTCATGCTGTGACATTAGGTAGTACTACTCTCTGTCTTGTGTAAGCCTTTATAGGTAGCTCCCTGGTAACATAGGTTCTTTGTGCTGTCTAACTGATATTAAGAAAGAATTTTAACGTCGTTAGGGACCTTGGACTCCCGGATATCAAATGTCTTGTCTACAGTCTCTCTTGAAGCACCTGCTGAATGATATTCTTGCTTTCACGATCATACTAACTAGTAACGACGAAGACAGCAAAATATCTTCTTTCAACGTCAAAATATCGAGATCATGACAGCTTCTAAGAGAGGTGATAAAGATTCACTGACATTGAATTGATCAGAAGGTCGATAATGTTGTTAATGGTGAACGTGTCCCGTCTCGGCACACGAAACCAGTTAGGACCTAGACCAGATCAGCACGACCAAAATATgataagaatttttttaaagattgtcGGTGAAATATGTGGTTGTCACTTTTTACCACAGTACATAACAAATATGCCGTTGTCGGCAGACTTGAGGCAATTTCCACAAAAAGCTACACTAAAGTCGATAACAACACCCGGTATACAACATCACTTTTCAACAGCTACGAATGAAAATTTGACCGAGCTTTGAAATGAACACTGATCTCCAGGGGACATTTGCATTCAGTAAAAGGTTTTCCCACTTATGAAACAATTTAGACCTGACAATTGAATCAAGAAGACAGAATTCCAGAAGCCGTTTGCTTAGTCCTAACTTGCTTTGTGCCCAAGGAACACTTAATAGACATGGTAAGGTTGTGAGTCGGTTCAATTTGTGATAATGGTCTTGGAGTCTGCTATGAAAGACTGTGGAAATAAGTTGATTACCGGAGAAAAATGGGAGTAAGGCTGCTGGTGAATTGAGTTtttcgttgttttttttaccgTGGGGCAGATAACAGATCTAAGGGTAAATGAGGACACGGATATTGACAAGAGTCCCATGTAGCATTAGACCATGTGTACATGACATGCTACAAAGTGTACCGTTTGCGCACGGTGAATATGCAATAAGCAGGTGATTATATCCTTTATCTGGAAGAAAGGAAGATCACTGTGGACACTTGCAGGGGAAGCACAGGATGATGCAAAAAGAATTCAAGGATTCAGTCGGACAAACCTCATATATTCTCTGTCATCCCCAGCACTACAAAGAGCTGAAAGGTCTTTTTTATCTAAAAAGATattaagattgaaaaaaaaatgtataaaaacaaactataaaaaatacaaaacacattgGACAGTTGCATCAATCTTTGAAAATAGACTCCGGTGAGAAAAGACAATAGCTggttcatcatcattataaggCTCTTGTAACACCGCATATTGAATTTGGAGCTCCAATTTTGACTGGCGTAGACtggctgaacaccatccacagacAAGTAAACAtgcatgtccctggtgctgcacATATCCACAGATAAGTAGGcacagctgtccctggtgctgcgCATATCCACACACAAATAAGCAGTAAtgttttattctccaagcagaggcttcgatcgagaggggtagttttgtctcCAGagggacaaaactacccctctcgatcaaagcctctgcttggagaataataacgtccctggtgctgaacaatatcCACATAcaagtaaacacacctgtccctggtgctgcacATATCCACACTCAAGTAAGCAGtaatgtccctggtgctgaataaaatcaacacacacaggttaacacacctgcccctggtgctgagcaCATGTCCCAGGTGCCTAACAATATCCACACAtaagtaaacacacctgtccctgtgGCTGGAAACCGCCCACACAGGTAAGCACACCTtgccttagtgctgaacaccatccacacacaggcaaacacacctggccctAGTAGTGAACAATTTTCACACAAGTTAACACACATGTCACTGgttctgaacaccatccacacacaggtatcTGTATACTAACACGCCTGTTCTCGGTCTTGAAAACCATCcacacaacagaaaaacaatCCTATCCTTGGTGCACCATCTACATAGCATTGTGCCTAACAGAAAGTGTGCGATGATCTGCACCTTTAAGAGGCTGTTCTTGCCACATAACTAATGTAACAAATTGGACTATGCTAGTCTGTTCTATGCATCTACTGCAATTCACGTCTGTAGAAAACTGGAGTCATTCCGTTGTTAGGGTGTGGGTTCCACGGCAAGCCTCTTCTTCTTGTACAGCAGGTACCCTCCAATGGCTAAGCCAGCACCTGCAATGGCCATCGCTCCGACCACGCCGCCTGCCACCTTCCCTCCCGGTGCCCCGCCCGTGTTGGCGGCGGCGGATCCTCCTTCCCCCGGCCGACTGGTAGTCGGTGGAGGACCGGTGGGATCCTCCGGCAAGTCGTAACGTGACGTCGCATTGGTCATGGTGTTGGTGTTATACGACGTCGTAGCGGTCTTAATTTTTGCTTCAGCTGACGTCGTAGTGGACATGATGTCGGCGTCATTCGACGTCGCGATGGTCACTGTGCTTGCGTCATTTGATATCCTAGTTGTAATTACGGTTGACGTCGTAGGTGCGGTGGTTGTAACAGCAGGCTCGGTGGTTGTAACAGCGATCGTGGTTGTAGTTACAGCAATTGTACGCGTACTGGTTGTAACAGCTGGCGTAGTGGTTGTAACAGCTGGCGTGGTGGTTGCAACAGCAGGCGTGGTGGTTGTAGCGACAGGCGTGGTGATTGTAACAGCAGGCGTGGTGGTTGTTATGGCCTGGGTGGTAGTAGTGGCGGAATCAGTTGTAGCTGATGCTGAAGTGGAAGTACCATACATGGAGACTAAGTAAGTGGAATACGTGTAAAAAGCTCCCGATGAAGTCCAAACGTGTGTCCGGTTATGTCGGGGGCTTAAGTGTGGGGAACATAAATATAACAGCATACCAGAAGGACACTGTAGACGATCTGCTCACAACATCCATATATCAGCTCCCCATCGTGAAGGATAGCCCATACTAACCCAGGCAATAACTTCCCTCGTCTGAGTTTGTCTAACATTATGTTTTGCAGTATTCAACAAAAGGTCGAAGGTCTTATAACTCAATGAAAGACTATTGACCCTTTATACCGACAAAATTCTACGACTGTTTGTAAGGGTCCTTAATAAGCCAGAGGCTAAAACTCTCAGTGGACAGTACAGCACTGTATCCCACAAACCCAGACTTAAACTATTATTTTTAGTTAATGAATTTGTTCTAAACCTGTTGAACGCATGGTGACAGTGAAATAAAATGCCATTTGGCCAGTCAATGGTGGATTAACGTTGCGTTGTTTTGATAAGTGCACAGGCTAGTGCATATCAAGAGCACACTTCCTTAAGGCTGATTGGTTTTAACTAAAGACATTAGCGGAGGGTGCAAGATAACCTTGATCCTGTCTTACCCGGAGCACACAGGAGCACCTCCACCCTCATGCTGGCCCATATGTACCACGTCAGCGGGTTGAACCGAACAAACCTCGCCGTGACGGGCGGGACAAGGAGGTGTTCAACTTCAGTGTTCTTGTCGGTGTTGCCTTCAAACACCTATTAAAGGGGAAAAATCAATGTAGATATTTTCACTAATGATCACTCTACTATACAAATGTTGACAAACGCATTTGATATAGATATGAAAATGTATTGTCGCAAGGCACCAATGATTTCAAGTGAATAACTTCGAATTCGGAAAGACACTCAAATTGTACCAAATTAGTTCATTTTTCTCATTATCTATCAACATGGTATCAATAGTACGAtaacattttcatataaatcaAAATAGCATGCTTTTctctaacgttatatatcataGTATATTTGTGCTGCCACAACCTTTGCATTTAAGACATATTTGCATCCACGGGGATTACATTGATTTAGCTCCCAAAGTTTAAGTCAAACTGACTTCAACGGTTTAgaaaaagaaattgtaaaatcaaTTGACATTTTGGCACACATAGGATCTCAGTATCTACACCCTTTATGGTAAAGTTTCGATTTACAAAATGCATGTTATCAACCTTTTCCTGCCCTTGTTCGGAATAAGTGTCCCACTCGACGCCATCAGAGCTGAAGGTGAGTTTATAGCTGGTCACCCATTGGGGGTAGCCGGCTCTTCCTTGTGTGATTACACCTGCTATACTGGTTGTTGAATTCAGCTCAACCTATGGTGCCCGATTCAGAAAAAGacaataagaatgctatgtctaaatgtatctttaaaaagaataaaaacaaacaaaccaaaacataTATCTGAGCCCTTACCATTGGCACATAAGACGGTTAATGTGAATAGATTGGATATTGTAGGCAGCTATAGTTAAGTTGAGTTGGTACATGATCTTACCTGTAGCCATTGTCCAGGTGCGTACTGATCTGCGGCGCACCATGCTGCCGCCCATCCACCGGCCGGATCATGCCTAACCGCTGGTTGGGAATTTAAGAGCGCTTTCCCTGTGGAACAGTCACGATGTGTGGTAGATGCGGTAATGGTGGCCGTAGCATTTTCCATTCCCGACGGCTGCACACTACATGTCTCTACAAGGAAAATTTAAGGAGCATTTGAATTCAGCGACAGAAGTGTTTTGACGCCAACGAATATCAGCATGtaaacacacacgcgcacgcacacacacggaCGCCCgcacacacaacaaacacacatgcaaacatacgcgcacacacacgcacacacacacacacacacacaaacgttacacacacgcacacacacacacacgtacacacactcacacgcacgtacacacacgtATATAAAGTCTGTGTGAGTTCCGTATTAATATTTTCTtggcttaggtaaagtttgcggcagaAGAAGTAGTTTTTTTCGCTTTGATAACCAGGcggcacaacggtgggtcaaagtaaaaaaaggacTTCTTTGGCCGCAGAATTTTACCTAAGCCCAAAAATGTAAATACGGAACTCCTACGGTATAGATATAACAAAAGTGTGGCAGCTCTCTTACCGATATTTGTTAGCAGGACGAGAAGAACAGCCAAACAGAGCATAGTATCGGCGGcgttgtccgccatgttgtgaCACTACGTACTCTCTGTCTTTAGTTCTTATAAGGTAGCTCCCTGGTAACACACGTTCTTTGTGCTGTTTAACTGACACTAAGAAAGAGTCCTAACGTTGTTAGCGACCTTGGACTGGATGTCAAAAGTCTCGTCTCTCTTGACGCACCTGCTTAATTATGTTCTTGCTTCAGACTAACTGGCTCACTTGCTTTCCTGCACTTAGGGGTGCATCGCATGACAGGAAACGCACACAAGTTCAGCCAGTTTAGATATAGAACGTCCCGATTCATGAATACCACACTGTCATATTGAGTAAAGCTCCTTAACGAAATGTGAGCATCGAacactttgtggaactgcaTCTTAGATGCATTTTTTAAAATGCAAGTATGATTACGAGCCTTGTTGTGTACATTACGCTGCAATCTAGTCCTCGGGCTACAAAAGAGTAGTTTATTGTGtatgatatataataataaaccagtctacaaAAAAAGAAGCATTGCGCAACCTGCACGTGCTAAAGAGTGCACAGTCTGAGCATAGTAATACACAACACGCAGGCGATCATATGAAGGAATTAATAGTAAAGATCAATGTCGACATTTGCAGGGGAGTCACGGAGTAATGCAAATGGAACGCAAGAATAAGGCGGACAAAACTGACTATATCTTCTCTCAATCACCAGGCATTTTTGATGAAACATATCAAACTTTGAATTAACAAACACAAATAACAACAAACTACAAAAGAATAGAAAGCATTTAATGTTGGGACAGTCGCACCGATCTTAACCCCCGGTGAGAAAAGGCAATAGCTAGTTACTCATCATTATAAGGCTCTCGTAAAAGCACACATCGAATTTGGCTCAGAGAAAATCAGCCAAAAGATTCGGAAAACCACAGAGACATGCTTTATCTGTCTAACTTCATTTGGCAGCTATCACAATTTAAACTAGACGTAAAAAttacaagcaaatacataatgtttccCTTCATGCTCTAGCCATAAACTAACAAACTACTGATCTGTTTATTTTTACTCCAACGCATTCCTGCACCAGTCTTTCATAGGTCTGTACTCCCACTTGCTACAGTAATTTATGAATAGGCTGAAGTCGTGCACCACCGTGTGTCTGCAACACCTCCAGTAatcatggtgacagccgtctggttcagTCTTTGATCTTATTTGTTTAgaacggaagaagaagaggcAGGAAAAAACGGatcaaaacaacatgttttccATCCCTTCCGTGAAGGTATGAACACAATGCTGAATGGGGCTCTAGAGTAAAATATTGTGACGTAAGCATAGAACAGCGCGAGCGAACACGCCGTTCGAACTTTCACCGATCGAACTTCGGTCGGTCGAATTTTCGAACGTCGTACCACAACCACACGTAACAACAAACGTGAACGGAACGAAACTGTTGTGACGTTTGGGGAAGACCCTGAAGACATTTTCCCCTAGAAATCACCAACATTCTTTCCCTCCATGCAAGATGACTTTTCAACTTAAAGATGCGTTTCAAGTTGTCCTCCTGGCGGCTTTTCTTACAATGCTATTCCACGCCGCCGTCTCAGGTAATGATTCAATTTTAAATGAATTTTAAGTTCTGTTACTTTTCTGTCGAAACTCTTATCTCTTGCCCTCTTTTTGTGATTCGAGGAAATGTTCtcattttttatattttttgtgcGAAAACGTTGTAATATCGACCATCTGTCTCTGTTTGTTGctgtatgtttgtacatgtaatgtaacaACAGACGTTGACGAATGTGCGGAGGGGAGTCACAACTGCACCCAGCTCTGCACGAACACAGTGAGCGGTTTTACCTGCTCCTGCTTGGACGGGTACACACTCCACGATAACTGGGTCTGCAATGGTAAGTCagaccgtgttgtattttactgatatcatacccacccgagaaaacgcAAATTCCAATGCGTGCGctagaagttgagaaaagttagTGTCC
Proteins encoded in this window:
- the LOC136444170 gene encoding discoidin, CUB and LCCL domain-containing protein 2-like isoform X2, producing the protein MASETCSVQPSGMENATATITASTTHRDCSTGKALLNSQPAVRHDPAGGWAAAWCAADQYAPGQWLQVELNSTTSIAGVITQGRAGYPQWVTSYKLTFSSDGVEWDTYSEQGQEKVFEGNTDKNTEVEHLLVPPVTARFVRFNPLTWYIWASMRVEVLLCAPASATTDSATTTTQAITTTTPAVTITTPVATTTTPAVATTTPAVTTTTPAVTTSTRTIAVTTTTIAVTTTEPAVTTTAPTTSTVITTRISNDASTVTIATSNDADIMSTTTSAEAKIKTATTSYNTNTMTNATSRYDLPEDPTGPPPTTSRPGEGGSAAANTGGAPGGKVAGGVVGAMAIAGAGLAIGGYLLYKKKRLAVEPTP
- the LOC136444170 gene encoding discoidin, CUB and LCCL domain-containing protein 2-like isoform X1, encoding MADNAADTMLCLAVLLVLLTNIETCSVQPSGMENATATITASTTHRDCSTGKALLNSQPAVRHDPAGGWAAAWCAADQYAPGQWLQVELNSTTSIAGVITQGRAGYPQWVTSYKLTFSSDGVEWDTYSEQGQEKVFEGNTDKNTEVEHLLVPPVTARFVRFNPLTWYIWASMRVEVLLCAPASATTDSATTTTQAITTTTPAVTITTPVATTTTPAVATTTPAVTTTTPAVTTSTRTIAVTTTTIAVTTTEPAVTTTAPTTSTVITTRISNDASTVTIATSNDADIMSTTTSAEAKIKTATTSYNTNTMTNATSRYDLPEDPTGPPPTTSRPGEGGSAAANTGGAPGGKVAGGVVGAMAIAGAGLAIGGYLLYKKKRLAVEPTP